One genomic segment of Streptomyces sp. NBC_00239 includes these proteins:
- the hisI gene encoding phosphoribosyl-AMP cyclohydrolase, whose translation MAPMSTPDTSSGLDPAIAARLKRSADGLIPAIAQQYDTGEVLMLGWMDDEALHRTLTTGRCTYWSRSRREYWVKGDTSGHFQHVKSVALDCDADTLLVKVDQVGAACHTGARTCFDADQLPLSN comes from the coding sequence ATGGCACCCATGAGCACGCCCGACACCTCCAGCGGCCTCGACCCGGCGATCGCAGCCCGGCTCAAGCGGTCCGCGGACGGCCTGATTCCCGCCATCGCGCAGCAGTACGACACCGGTGAGGTGCTCATGCTCGGCTGGATGGACGACGAGGCCCTGCATCGCACCCTCACCACCGGACGCTGCACCTACTGGTCCCGCAGCCGCCGCGAGTACTGGGTGAAGGGCGATACTTCCGGCCATTTCCAGCACGTGAAATCAGTCGCGCTGGACTGCGACGCGGACACCCTCCTCGTCAAGGTGGACCAGGTGGGCGCCGCCTGCCACACCGGCGCCCGTACGTGCTTCGACGCCGACCAGCTCCCGCTCTCGAACTAG
- a CDS encoding anthranilate synthase component I has translation MDLDTFRKLAVDRRVIPVSRRLLADGDTPVGLYRKLAAERTGTFLLESAENGRSWSRYSFIGVRSDATLTAHDGQARWIGTPPVGVPVDGDPLEALRRTIETLHTPRDLDAFVDGVLPPFTGGMVGYLGYDIVRRLERIGDHGTDDLQLPELTMLLTSDLAVLDHWDGSVLLIANAINHNDLDSGVDEAYAGAVARLDAMEADLARPAPYAPAPLPASELPGFEDGTVSALWGGESYRKAVDDIKERIRAGEAFQVVPSQRFETPCHASALDVYRVLRATNPSPYMYLFRFDGFDVVGSSPEALVKVEGGQAMLHPIAGTRHRGATPQEDHDLAEELLADPKERAEHLMLVDLGRNDLGRVCEPGSVEVVDFMSIERYSHVMHIVSTVTGKVAEGRTAFDVLTACFPAGTLSGAPKPRAMQIIEELEPSRRGLYGGCVGYLDFAGDSDTAIAIRTALLRDGTAYVQAGAGVVADSDPVAEDNECRNKAAAVLRAVGAANRLHQR, from the coding sequence ATGGATCTCGATACGTTCCGCAAGCTCGCGGTCGACCGCCGCGTCATCCCGGTCAGCCGCAGGCTGCTGGCCGACGGCGACACCCCCGTGGGCCTCTACCGGAAGCTCGCCGCCGAGCGCACCGGCACCTTCCTCCTGGAGTCCGCCGAGAACGGGCGGTCCTGGTCCCGGTACTCCTTCATCGGCGTGCGCAGCGACGCCACCCTCACCGCGCACGACGGCCAGGCCCGCTGGATCGGCACCCCGCCCGTCGGCGTGCCCGTCGACGGCGACCCGCTGGAGGCCCTGCGCCGCACCATCGAGACCCTGCACACCCCCCGCGACCTGGACGCCTTCGTGGACGGGGTGCTGCCCCCCTTCACCGGCGGCATGGTCGGCTACCTCGGCTACGACATCGTCCGCCGCCTGGAGCGCATCGGCGACCACGGCACCGACGACCTGCAGCTCCCCGAGCTGACCATGCTCCTCACCTCCGACCTCGCGGTCCTCGACCACTGGGACGGCTCGGTCCTCCTGATCGCCAACGCGATCAACCACAACGACCTCGACTCCGGAGTGGACGAGGCCTACGCCGGCGCCGTGGCCCGCCTCGACGCCATGGAAGCGGACCTCGCCCGCCCCGCCCCGTACGCCCCGGCCCCGCTGCCCGCCTCCGAGCTGCCCGGTTTCGAAGACGGCACGGTCAGCGCGCTGTGGGGCGGCGAGTCGTACCGCAAGGCCGTCGACGACATCAAGGAGCGCATCCGGGCGGGCGAGGCCTTCCAGGTCGTGCCCTCGCAACGGTTCGAGACGCCCTGCCACGCCTCCGCCCTCGACGTCTACCGGGTGCTGCGGGCCACCAACCCGTCCCCGTACATGTACCTCTTCCGCTTCGACGGCTTCGACGTGGTCGGCTCCAGCCCGGAGGCCCTCGTCAAGGTCGAGGGCGGGCAGGCCATGCTGCACCCCATCGCCGGCACCCGGCACCGCGGCGCCACCCCGCAGGAGGACCACGACCTCGCCGAGGAGCTGCTCGCCGACCCCAAGGAGCGCGCCGAGCACCTGATGCTCGTCGACCTGGGCCGCAACGACCTGGGACGGGTCTGCGAGCCCGGCTCCGTGGAGGTCGTCGACTTCATGTCGATCGAGCGCTACTCGCACGTCATGCACATCGTCTCGACCGTCACCGGCAAGGTCGCCGAGGGCCGCACCGCCTTCGACGTGCTGACCGCCTGCTTCCCCGCCGGCACCCTGTCCGGCGCGCCCAAGCCGCGCGCCATGCAGATCATCGAGGAGCTGGAACCCTCCCGCCGCGGCCTGTACGGCGGCTGCGTCGGCTACCTCGACTTCGCCGGGGACTCCGACACCGCCATCGCCATCCGCACCGCCCTGCTGCGCGACGGCACCGCCTACGTACAGGCCGGAGCGGGCGTCGTCGCCGACTCCGACCCGGTCGCCGAGGACAACGAGTGCCGGAACAAGGCGGCCGCCGTGCTGCGCGCGGTGGGCGCCGCGAACCGCCTCCACCAGCGCTGA
- a CDS encoding TIGR02234 family membrane protein translates to MVYVSAVPQPRSDAESAAAASGDPAAAAARGSRRSVAAALLTGALGATVVLLASGRTWARGTADVGGGTLRLATDGTNVTQVPAALAIVGLAALVAVFAVRGPGRVLVSALLALSGAGAVAAAVFGAADRAALDAEAARTTADTAAAAAGLTHTAWPYVTAVGGVLILLAGLLALRFGKGWPAMGGRYERDGAPRTRTAPVRVDPDRPEDLWKALDRGEDPTG, encoded by the coding sequence GTGGTGTACGTGAGTGCCGTACCCCAGCCCCGATCCGATGCCGAGAGCGCGGCGGCAGCAAGCGGTGACCCCGCTGCCGCCGCCGCCCGCGGCAGCCGCCGCAGCGTCGCCGCCGCCCTGCTGACCGGCGCCCTCGGCGCCACCGTCGTCCTGCTCGCCTCCGGGCGGACCTGGGCCCGCGGCACCGCGGACGTCGGCGGCGGAACGCTCCGGCTGGCCACGGACGGCACCAACGTCACACAGGTGCCCGCGGCCCTCGCCATCGTCGGCCTGGCCGCCCTCGTCGCCGTCTTCGCGGTACGGGGCCCCGGCCGCGTCCTGGTCTCCGCCCTGCTCGCGCTGAGCGGCGCGGGCGCCGTCGCGGCCGCCGTGTTCGGCGCCGCCGACCGCGCCGCCCTCGACGCCGAGGCCGCCCGCACCACCGCGGACACCGCGGCCGCCGCGGCCGGGCTCACCCACACCGCCTGGCCGTACGTCACGGCCGTCGGCGGCGTGCTGATCCTGCTGGCGGGCCTGCTCGCCCTGCGGTTCGGCAAGGGCTGGCCCGCCATGGGCGGCCGGTACGAGCGGGACGGCGCCCCGCGCACCCGCACGGCGCCCGTCCGGGTGGACCCGGACCGGCCCGAGGACCTGTGGAAGGCCCTCGACCGCGGTGAGGACCCCACCGGCTGA
- a CDS encoding HGxxPAAW family protein, whose translation MAGSSHGHTPAAWTGVTIAFIGFCISGAFMVMANPLGFWAGLIVVALGGVVGLAMRAAGMGAKKPVRSLTEAGAKA comes from the coding sequence ATGGCGGGCAGCAGCCACGGACACACCCCGGCCGCCTGGACCGGTGTCACCATCGCCTTCATCGGTTTCTGCATTTCGGGCGCCTTCATGGTCATGGCCAACCCGCTCGGCTTCTGGGCCGGCCTGATCGTCGTCGCGCTCGGCGGTGTCGTCGGCCTCGCGATGAGGGCCGCGGGCATGGGCGCCAAGAAGCCGGTCCGCTCCCTCACGGAGGCGGGCGCGAAGGCGTAA